A section of the Spirosoma pollinicola genome encodes:
- a CDS encoding SusD/RagB family nutrient-binding outer membrane lipoprotein: MKKKSIYIASLLLALMAGCTKDFDQINTDPTKASAANWDPNYFLPNVQNSYINLGYGSMLYQAPAMQVLASTFTYYGNGDKYINTQNSTSYQGTLFNTTYGIGTVLVELQSLAQGKDQYANLSNIGRIMQVMNIGRGTDVYGDLPYSEAFQVKTTGNASPKYDTQQSIYTSLLTELDAAVTALDAAKAKPSGDLFYAGDIAKWKKFGYSLMLRTAMRLTKVDPATAQKYAEKAAAGGVFASNDDNALEIADANNATSGIYSVYQVADDFRELRFSKTFIDALKTTGDPRLSAIAEVPQTGLANNKLQTLVGNNAAAAQVGLPNGYDLNGGATDVRKSAGYPGPTGTGDDVAPLGNYSRPRISVYLKKAGTLMVLTYAETELLLAEAKVRGWNVPGTAAGHYQNGVIAAITSLAQLDASAAVSTEAATAFAAAHPLDVTSTEASLKAINTQYWLETGSTFNFIETWLNWRRSGYPQLTPVNYPGNVTNGQIPRRMIYLSTESLTNPTNYKDAVSRLTGGDLLTSRVWWDK, encoded by the coding sequence ATGAAAAAGAAATCGATCTATATAGCATCCCTGTTACTAGCGTTAATGGCAGGGTGCACCAAAGATTTTGACCAGATCAACACAGACCCGACCAAGGCCAGTGCTGCCAACTGGGACCCGAACTATTTTCTGCCGAATGTTCAGAACTCCTACATAAATCTGGGGTACGGAAGCATGCTGTACCAGGCCCCGGCCATGCAGGTACTGGCGTCTACATTCACTTATTACGGTAACGGCGACAAATACATCAATACCCAGAACTCGACCAGCTATCAGGGTACACTGTTCAATACCACTTATGGAATAGGCACCGTGCTGGTCGAATTACAATCGCTTGCCCAGGGAAAAGACCAGTATGCGAACCTGTCGAACATTGGGCGGATCATGCAGGTAATGAACATTGGTCGGGGTACGGATGTGTATGGCGACTTGCCTTACTCTGAAGCCTTCCAGGTGAAGACTACCGGAAACGCTTCGCCGAAGTACGATACGCAGCAGTCAATTTATACGAGCTTATTGACTGAACTCGATGCCGCCGTCACGGCTCTGGATGCGGCTAAAGCGAAGCCATCGGGCGATTTATTTTACGCTGGCGATATTGCCAAATGGAAGAAATTCGGCTATTCGCTGATGCTTCGTACGGCTATGCGGTTGACCAAAGTTGACCCCGCAACGGCTCAGAAGTACGCTGAAAAAGCGGCAGCCGGTGGTGTATTTGCCTCCAATGACGACAATGCGCTTGAAATTGCTGATGCCAACAACGCGACCTCTGGGATCTACAGTGTGTATCAGGTAGCGGACGATTTTCGGGAACTTCGTTTCTCGAAAACGTTTATCGACGCCCTGAAAACGACCGGCGATCCTCGGTTGAGCGCCATTGCCGAAGTGCCCCAGACTGGCCTTGCCAACAATAAGCTTCAGACACTGGTTGGTAACAATGCGGCTGCTGCGCAGGTTGGCTTGCCAAACGGGTATGACCTGAATGGGGGAGCTACGGACGTTCGGAAATCGGCCGGTTATCCGGGTCCAACCGGAACAGGTGATGACGTGGCCCCTCTGGGAAACTACTCAAGACCACGCATCTCTGTTTACCTGAAAAAAGCAGGTACGCTTATGGTATTGACCTATGCCGAAACAGAACTGTTGCTGGCTGAGGCAAAAGTAAGAGGCTGGAACGTGCCGGGAACTGCCGCCGGGCATTATCAAAACGGGGTAATTGCCGCTATCACGTCGCTGGCTCAACTGGACGCCAGTGCTGCCGTCTCGACCGAAGCAGCGACCGCTTTTGCAGCAGCGCATCCGCTGGATGTTACCTCAACCGAGGCTTCGCTGAAAGCAATTAATACACAGTACTGGCTGGAAACGGGCTCTACATTCAACTTTATCGAGACATGGCTCAACTGGAGACGGTCGGGCTATCCGCAACTTACTCCGGTCAACTATCCGGGTAACGTCACGAATGGACAGATTCCAAGACGGATGATCTACCTCTCGACGGAAAGCCTGACCAACCCGACTAATTACAAAGATGCCGTAAGTCGATTGACAGGTGGCGATCTTTTGACGAGCCGCGTTTGGTGGGACAAATAA
- a CDS encoding LysM peptidoglycan-binding domain-containing protein: MKKISLRSALWLVGSILCIHAVQAYPSFPVKPTVTDSIGVEKKDGKRFILHRVNEGQTLYAIARRYGRSVADIKAANPTLKDAVKYAQIVRVPIPDGTLSRKEEKVIDKAVKKQEKAEKKEAKAAKAQKQPEKNIIKADDPAKAGIHVVEPAQTLYSLASRYGVSQEDLRKWNNLSGNKMLIGQALIVSEKAYLDRTPSAPSTPAPAAKTPDLPTRRNTPDPAPHVAVRPTEPRPTEPKSTTPADPKPEHSRPTPTAPATTKPTEAETHPTTKPAEKPTEKPVEKSPEKPAEIIEPPRPGNDAPMPTRGRRISNSGVAEMIEGNDGSGKYLALHRTAPIGTLVQVRNEFNNQSLWVKVIGRLPDTGVNDKILIKLSTQAFAKLSPEDRRFRAEVSYIVR; encoded by the coding sequence ATGAAAAAAATTTCACTTCGTTCCGCATTGTGGCTGGTAGGCAGCATACTATGCATCCATGCTGTCCAGGCCTATCCATCCTTTCCTGTAAAGCCAACCGTTACCGATTCCATTGGTGTTGAAAAAAAAGACGGCAAACGATTTATTTTACATCGTGTTAATGAAGGCCAGACGCTTTACGCCATTGCCCGACGCTATGGCCGCTCCGTTGCCGACATTAAGGCGGCAAATCCAACGTTGAAAGATGCCGTTAAATATGCTCAGATCGTCCGGGTTCCAATTCCGGACGGTACGCTAAGCCGGAAAGAAGAGAAGGTGATCGACAAAGCGGTTAAGAAACAGGAAAAAGCGGAGAAGAAGGAAGCCAAAGCAGCAAAAGCCCAGAAGCAGCCAGAGAAAAATATAATCAAGGCCGATGATCCGGCAAAGGCGGGCATCCACGTAGTTGAACCCGCCCAAACGCTTTACAGCTTAGCCAGCCGATATGGCGTGTCGCAGGAAGATCTGCGTAAATGGAATAATCTCTCCGGCAACAAAATGCTAATTGGCCAGGCGCTTATTGTTTCCGAAAAAGCGTATCTGGACCGTACACCATCGGCTCCATCTACACCTGCACCCGCAGCCAAAACGCCCGATCTGCCAACCCGTCGGAATACCCCCGATCCCGCACCGCACGTAGCTGTTCGGCCTACCGAGCCACGCCCCACAGAGCCTAAATCGACGACACCCGCCGACCCTAAACCCGAGCATAGCCGTCCAACACCGACCGCCCCCGCTACGACAAAACCAACCGAGGCCGAAACCCATCCAACAACAAAACCCGCTGAAAAACCAACGGAGAAACCCGTGGAGAAGTCGCCCGAAAAACCAGCCGAAATCATCGAGCCACCCCGGCCCGGAAACGATGCACCCATGCCAACGCGGGGTCGACGGATATCGAACAGTGGTGTGGCCGAGATGATTGAAGGAAATGATGGTTCGGGCAAATACCTGGCCCTTCACCGGACAGCGCCCATAGGCACACTGGTACAGGTACGAAACGAGTTTAACAACCAGAGCTTGTGGGTAAAAGTCATCGGCCGGTTACCTGATACAGGTGTTAATGACAAGATTCTAATTAAACTATCGACACAGGCCTTCGCGAAACTTTCACCCGAAGATCGGCGTTTTCGGGCAGAGGTCAGTTACATAGTTCGATAG
- a CDS encoding ROK family transcriptional regulator, with translation MNTSLVLDEEPPTQQSVVDYKKNQKQRNVLAHLYAEGTCTLAHLTKILHSSVPSVTSLVEELIENHWVTPIGTATGSNGRRPVLFGLNTKHNYVAVLDVSTHDTKILFMNIQRKVIYRGDYDLRLNDNPSFLSSLAHYFASALADSEIDANDILAVGVSMPGLVDARRGINLTYMHLNETGESPTQWLSEQLGKPVYLINDTKATVLGESRFGGAKGKKQVLAINIDWGVGLGIIVNGDVFQGASGFAGELGHIQVDPEGELCICGKIGCLNTITSASALVKRVKRDILAGQISKLASFQKDTDQIDIDEIINAAHHGDSYAIDVLHETGYQLGKGLAIAISLFNPEIIIVDGVLATASAFILNTIEQAISKYCLSEFRNDMTIELTQLDGTAKWLGTHAYMMEDIFATY, from the coding sequence ATGAACACATCTCTTGTCCTTGATGAAGAGCCACCAACTCAGCAATCGGTTGTTGACTACAAGAAGAATCAAAAACAGCGTAATGTACTGGCCCATCTGTATGCTGAAGGCACCTGTACACTTGCTCATTTGACGAAAATATTACACAGCAGTGTTCCCTCCGTAACGAGCCTGGTCGAAGAGCTTATTGAGAACCATTGGGTTACGCCTATCGGCACGGCAACCGGCAGTAACGGTCGGCGACCGGTGCTGTTTGGGCTGAACACGAAGCATAATTATGTGGCCGTGCTGGATGTCAGCACACACGATACCAAAATCCTCTTCATGAACATCCAGCGAAAAGTGATCTATCGCGGTGATTATGACTTACGGCTAAATGACAACCCAAGCTTTCTTTCATCCCTGGCTCACTACTTTGCCAGCGCACTAGCCGATTCGGAGATTGATGCCAATGACATCCTTGCGGTGGGGGTGTCAATGCCGGGTTTAGTTGACGCCCGCCGGGGTATAAATTTAACCTATATGCACCTCAACGAAACCGGCGAGTCACCAACACAGTGGCTTTCGGAGCAATTGGGCAAGCCGGTGTATCTCATAAATGACACAAAAGCAACGGTTCTGGGCGAAAGTCGGTTTGGGGGTGCCAAAGGGAAAAAACAGGTGCTGGCCATTAACATCGACTGGGGTGTAGGGTTGGGAATTATTGTCAATGGCGATGTTTTTCAGGGAGCCAGCGGATTTGCCGGTGAACTTGGGCACATTCAGGTAGACCCGGAAGGAGAGCTGTGTATTTGCGGTAAAATTGGCTGCCTGAACACGATCACATCGGCCTCGGCACTTGTCAAACGGGTAAAGCGGGATATCCTGGCGGGGCAAATCTCAAAGCTGGCATCTTTCCAGAAGGATACCGATCAAATTGATATCGACGAAATTATTAACGCAGCGCATCATGGCGACTCCTACGCCATCGACGTACTACACGAAACCGGCTATCAACTGGGCAAAGGGCTGGCCATTGCCATTAGTTTATTCAATCCAGAGATCATTATTGTGGATGGAGTACTGGCCACAGCATCGGCCTTTATCCTGAATACCATTGAGCAAGCCATTAGTAAATACTGCCTGAGCGAATTCCGGAACGACATGACCATTGAACTAACGCAATTGGATGGCACGGCTAAATGGTTAGGTACCCACGCTTACATGATGGAAGACATATTTGCAACCTATTGA
- the porX gene encoding T9SS response regulator signal transducer PorX, producing the protein MQNYSILWADDEIDLLKPHILFLKNKGYDVTPVNSGADALDQVEQTNYDVVFLDEMMPGMTGLETLAQIKQVRPNLPVVMITKSEEEHIMEEAIGSKIADYLIKPLNPNQILLSVKKILDNKRLVTERTNIGYQQDFRNISMQYNDRMDFNEWVDVYKKLIYWELELDSSQDKSMLEVMNMQKSEANSEFCKFVVDNYEDWLNDPKTESPVMSHQLMRKKVFPLVESGGSSSASGGAPSGGASLFFLLIDNLRFDQWKVIEPLLAEYFTIEEESSYYAILPTTTGFARNAIFSGMMPSEMERKHPDLWVNDDSEDEGLNNHEEEFLRRQLDQSRLNIKMSYHKILNVNQGKSLVDNFNNLLQNQLNVVVYNFVDMLSHARTDMAMIKELAPDESAYRSIMRSWFLHSPILEFVQKIAAKGGRLIITTDHGMIRVQKPAKIVGYRETNTNLRYKQGKNLGFDDNHLFVGRKPERLFLPKPHVSTAYVFTLEDYFFAYPNNYNYYVNHYRNTFQHGGVSLEEIIVPFAYLKAK; encoded by the coding sequence ATGCAAAATTATTCGATACTCTGGGCCGACGACGAGATAGATCTTCTAAAACCCCACATCCTGTTTTTGAAAAATAAAGGATACGACGTAACGCCTGTTAATAGCGGAGCTGATGCGCTCGATCAGGTTGAACAGACCAATTATGACGTCGTATTTCTGGACGAAATGATGCCGGGTATGACAGGGCTGGAGACGCTTGCCCAGATTAAACAAGTGCGCCCTAATCTGCCCGTTGTGATGATTACAAAGAGCGAAGAAGAGCATATTATGGAAGAGGCCATCGGCTCTAAAATTGCCGATTACCTGATCAAACCTCTGAACCCGAATCAAATCCTTCTGTCGGTCAAAAAAATTCTGGATAACAAACGGCTTGTTACCGAACGAACCAATATTGGCTATCAACAGGATTTCCGAAATATATCCATGCAGTATAATGACCGCATGGACTTCAATGAATGGGTTGATGTTTATAAGAAGCTCATATATTGGGAGTTAGAGCTTGATAGTTCGCAGGATAAGAGTATGCTGGAGGTGATGAACATGCAGAAGAGTGAAGCCAATTCTGAATTCTGCAAGTTTGTTGTCGATAATTACGAAGATTGGTTGAACGATCCCAAAACCGAAAGTCCGGTTATGTCACATCAACTGATGCGCAAAAAAGTATTTCCACTAGTCGAGTCGGGTGGTAGTTCGTCTGCGTCCGGTGGAGCACCTTCCGGTGGGGCATCCTTATTTTTTCTTCTGATCGATAATCTGCGGTTCGATCAATGGAAAGTCATTGAACCGCTTCTGGCAGAGTACTTCACAATTGAGGAAGAGTCGTCGTACTATGCTATCCTGCCAACGACAACGGGTTTTGCCCGTAACGCCATTTTTTCGGGGATGATGCCCAGCGAGATGGAGCGTAAACACCCCGATTTATGGGTGAATGACGATAGTGAAGATGAGGGCCTTAACAACCACGAAGAAGAATTCCTGCGTCGGCAGCTTGACCAAAGTCGCCTGAACATCAAGATGTCGTACCACAAGATTCTGAATGTTAATCAGGGAAAATCGCTTGTCGATAATTTTAATAACCTGTTACAGAATCAGTTAAACGTAGTGGTCTACAATTTCGTGGATATGCTGTCGCACGCCCGAACGGATATGGCTATGATCAAGGAACTGGCTCCTGACGAATCGGCCTATCGGTCTATTATGCGGTCGTGGTTTCTGCACTCACCTATTTTAGAGTTTGTGCAAAAGATTGCAGCCAAGGGTGGGCGACTCATCATTACGACCGATCACGGGATGATCCGGGTTCAGAAACCGGCCAAAATAGTTGGCTATCGCGAAACGAATACCAACCTTCGTTACAAACAGGGCAAAAACTTAGGGTTCGATGATAACCACCTTTTTGTAGGACGCAAGCCTGAGCGGTTGTTCCTGCCGAAACCCCACGTATCGACAGCTTATGTATTTACGCTCGAAGATTACTTCTTTGCGTACCCTAACAATTACAATTACTACGTGAATCATTACCGCAATACCTTCCAGCACGGGGGCGTATCGCTGGAGGAGATAATTGTTCCCTTTGCGTATTTGAAAGCGAAGTAA
- a CDS encoding SusC/RagA family TonB-linked outer membrane protein, with protein sequence MEQKLRRAIPGLLLFLGIWVIGAALPAFAADKEVTGNVTDEKGNDLAGATVTIKGTNRGTNTDGRGHYRITVPDANAVLVFSYIGYAKQEVAVGARSVIDMKLLPGDAALDEVVVTALGIKKDTRALGYSVTTIESSALNVARETNVINSLQGRVAGLNIAPSSGGPGTSSRINLRGVSNFSGGSPLFVINGIPMDNTQRGNSGEWGGSTNGDGISNINPDDVETMTVLKGASAAALYGTRAANGVILITTKSGSKNSGLSVEYNVNLQADKIIDFSDYQYEYGQGTQGKRPTDVASAKNSGIYSWGEKMDGALYTQFDGKQYPYSPVKDNLQNFYRTATTLTNTVALSGGNDQTSFRLSLSSLDAQSVLRNSGLKRKTFNLNINQKVTSKFDVSVMGNYVDQQDENRAQLMDGPMNANYGIKVLATSFNQAALQPGYNTITGDESTFSDDTYKTNPWFVVNQYKNNFDRKRLISAITGKYQFADWIYLQGRIGYDAINDGAFNITPFGTAYSRLGGIGQAKSQTTELNIDGLLGINRNITQAINLNVALGANLRKNKIESIGISGNQLNIPYLYTISNTLSKNQSYGYNERQVQSAYYTADFNYKNYLTLSTTGRYDVYSTLPSANRGIFAPSVSASFVFSELWKSTLLNFGKLRASYAQTSGEAYDAYLTSQYYSLGNTYNGLPQGGFSSTLPNVNLKPFRLKEFEIGFETKFLNNRVGIDLAYFNRETNGEIVNGPLSIASGYTSRVLNLGSTKNSGVELLITGTPLVSKGFKWDVSFNITSVKNTIVDIDGTANPSPLILGTYRPLNGNIAHVKGMAAAQVLAYDYKYDANGKMIIGDNGVPVRGDFKPMGSALPNLYGGLNNSFNFGDFSFSFLFDYKFGAKVLSATNHYSIVDGLNKITLVGREGGVVADGVLATGEVNAKNVPAYTYYPALVTNISKLNVFSADFIKLRQVVLGYHLPARWFSNTKFPFEAISFSLVGRNLATLLKHTDNFDPEAGISSDVRYAGIEGLQMPSTRTFGFTLNARFKK encoded by the coding sequence ATGGAACAAAAACTACGTAGAGCCATTCCCGGACTTCTACTCTTTCTTGGTATCTGGGTCATCGGTGCTGCTTTGCCTGCATTTGCTGCCGATAAAGAGGTGACTGGGAATGTCACCGACGAGAAGGGCAACGACTTGGCGGGTGCCACAGTCACCATTAAAGGAACGAATCGGGGAACGAACACAGATGGTCGTGGACACTACCGAATTACGGTTCCTGATGCCAATGCGGTATTAGTGTTCTCCTATATCGGCTATGCGAAACAGGAAGTTGCTGTGGGTGCCAGATCTGTTATCGACATGAAACTGCTGCCGGGCGATGCTGCGCTGGACGAAGTGGTCGTTACCGCTTTAGGTATTAAAAAAGACACGCGCGCACTGGGATATTCGGTCACAACCATCGAATCATCGGCGCTTAATGTAGCGCGTGAAACGAACGTTATCAACTCATTGCAGGGGCGTGTGGCCGGGCTGAATATTGCCCCATCGAGTGGCGGGCCGGGTACATCGTCCCGGATCAATTTACGGGGTGTCAGTAACTTCAGCGGTGGTAGTCCTCTGTTCGTTATCAATGGTATTCCTATGGACAACACCCAGCGCGGTAACTCTGGCGAGTGGGGTGGTTCGACCAACGGGGATGGTATTTCGAACATCAACCCCGACGATGTTGAGACCATGACCGTACTTAAAGGGGCTTCGGCTGCGGCTCTGTATGGTACACGGGCGGCAAACGGCGTAATCCTGATTACGACGAAAAGCGGCAGCAAAAACTCGGGCCTATCAGTTGAGTATAATGTAAACCTCCAGGCCGATAAGATTATTGACTTTAGCGATTACCAGTACGAATACGGTCAGGGCACGCAGGGCAAACGGCCTACAGATGTTGCCAGCGCCAAAAATTCGGGGATTTACAGTTGGGGCGAAAAAATGGATGGCGCTCTCTATACCCAGTTCGATGGCAAGCAATATCCTTATTCACCCGTTAAAGATAACCTCCAGAATTTTTACCGTACGGCAACAACATTAACGAATACGGTTGCCCTCTCGGGTGGCAATGACCAGACTAGTTTCCGGTTGTCGCTGTCTTCGCTCGATGCACAGTCTGTATTGCGCAATAGCGGACTGAAACGGAAAACCTTCAACCTCAACATAAACCAGAAGGTTACCAGCAAGTTCGATGTGAGCGTTATGGGTAACTATGTCGATCAGCAGGATGAGAACAGAGCCCAATTGATGGATGGTCCAATGAATGCCAATTATGGTATCAAGGTTTTGGCTACCAGCTTTAATCAGGCGGCCTTACAACCGGGGTATAACACCATAACCGGCGATGAATCCACGTTTAGTGATGATACATACAAAACAAACCCCTGGTTTGTGGTCAATCAGTACAAGAATAACTTTGACCGGAAACGGCTGATCTCGGCTATCACGGGTAAATATCAATTTGCTGACTGGATCTACCTTCAGGGTCGTATCGGATATGACGCTATCAATGATGGTGCGTTTAACATCACTCCTTTCGGAACAGCCTACTCCCGTTTAGGGGGTATAGGCCAGGCTAAATCCCAGACGACAGAATTGAACATCGACGGTCTGTTGGGAATCAACCGGAACATAACGCAGGCTATAAATCTAAATGTAGCCTTAGGTGCCAACCTCCGGAAGAACAAAATCGAAAGCATTGGCATTTCGGGTAACCAACTCAATATCCCATACCTGTATACGATCAGCAATACGCTGTCGAAAAATCAGTCGTATGGGTATAACGAACGGCAGGTCCAATCGGCATATTACACCGCTGATTTTAACTACAAAAACTACCTGACTCTATCGACAACCGGCCGTTACGACGTTTATTCGACGTTGCCATCGGCTAACCGGGGTATCTTTGCGCCGTCGGTATCAGCTAGTTTTGTGTTCTCTGAGTTATGGAAGTCGACGTTGCTGAATTTTGGTAAACTCAGAGCGTCGTATGCACAAACGAGTGGTGAAGCCTACGATGCGTATTTAACGAGTCAGTACTATTCCCTGGGCAATACCTACAATGGCTTGCCACAAGGCGGCTTTAGCTCGACCCTGCCGAATGTAAACCTGAAACCGTTCCGGCTGAAGGAGTTTGAAATCGGTTTTGAAACGAAATTCCTGAACAATCGAGTGGGTATCGACCTGGCGTACTTCAACCGGGAAACAAATGGAGAAATTGTGAACGGGCCGTTATCCATTGCGTCGGGCTATACATCGCGGGTGTTGAACCTTGGATCGACGAAAAACTCGGGTGTCGAGCTGTTGATTACAGGCACGCCGTTGGTTAGCAAAGGGTTCAAATGGGATGTTTCGTTTAACATAACCAGCGTTAAAAATACCATCGTCGATATTGACGGTACGGCCAATCCATCCCCACTCATCCTGGGAACTTACCGCCCGCTGAACGGCAACATTGCGCACGTAAAAGGTATGGCCGCAGCGCAGGTGCTGGCCTACGATTACAAGTACGATGCGAATGGGAAGATGATCATTGGCGACAATGGGGTGCCGGTTCGGGGTGATTTCAAACCAATGGGTTCGGCGTTGCCTAATTTGTATGGAGGGTTGAACAACAGTTTCAACTTCGGCGACTTCTCGTTCTCGTTCCTGTTCGATTACAAGTTCGGCGCAAAAGTATTGTCGGCCACTAATCACTATTCAATCGTGGACGGGCTGAACAAAATTACGCTGGTAGGTCGCGAAGGTGGAGTTGTTGCCGATGGTGTGCTGGCAACGGGTGAGGTGAATGCCAAAAACGTTCCGGCCTATACGTACTACCCGGCTCTGGTGACCAATATCTCGAAGCTAAACGTGTTTAGTGCTGACTTCATCAAGTTGCGTCAGGTTGTATTGGGCTACCATCTGCCCGCCCGTTGGTTCAGCAACACCAAATTTCCTTTCGAAGCGATTTCGTTCTCGCTCGTTGGCAGAAATCTGGCTACGTTGTTGAAACACACGGATAATTTTGATCCTGAAGCCGGTATCTCGTCCGATGTCCGGTATGCTGGTATCGAAGGGTTGCAGATGCCATCGACAAGAACATTTGGATTCACGTTAAACGCCCGATTCAAAAAATAA